A genomic region of Deltaproteobacteria bacterium HGW-Deltaproteobacteria-18 contains the following coding sequences:
- a CDS encoding flagellar hook capping protein, with product MIDQILQQQGGFYGADTASKNDVLGKDAFLKLLVTQLQNQDPLNPLDDKEFIAQLAQFSSLEQMTNISEGITSLTNKTAQQDMLSAVNYIGKDVTASGDGITKSGNYVTPVYFTLGGAAAQVFANVYDENNNIVRTEKFTSMQAGEFAFTWDGLDYNGNTANSGQYNVYFSAESPTGATVFVDTEVSGTVTALEQGDGETFFRLSDGRKISFSDIKKVIQPVVAEE from the coding sequence ATGATTGATCAGATTTTGCAGCAGCAGGGCGGTTTTTACGGCGCGGACACGGCATCGAAGAACGATGTCCTCGGCAAGGACGCCTTTTTGAAGCTTCTTGTGACCCAGTTGCAGAATCAGGATCCCCTGAATCCTCTGGACGACAAGGAATTCATTGCCCAGTTGGCGCAGTTCTCGAGCCTGGAGCAGATGACCAACATTTCCGAGGGCATCACCTCTTTGACAAACAAGACCGCCCAGCAGGACATGCTCAGCGCCGTCAACTACATCGGCAAGGACGTCACGGCCTCCGGAGATGGGATCACCAAGAGCGGAAACTACGTGACCCCAGTCTACTTCACCTTGGGTGGCGCCGCCGCACAGGTTTTTGCCAATGTGTACGACGAGAACAACAACATCGTGCGCACCGAGAAGTTCACTTCCATGCAGGCCGGAGAGTTTGCATTCACCTGGGACGGTCTGGACTACAATGGGAATACGGCCAACAGCGGCCAGTACAACGTATATTTTTCAGCGGAAAGCCCAACCGGGGCAACGGTTTTTGTTGATACGGAAGTCTCCGGCACCGTGACCGCCCTGGAACAGGGCGACGGGGAGACGTTCTTCCGCCTGAGCGACGGGCGCAAGATCAGTTTCAGCGACATCAAGAAGGTCATCCAGCCGGTTGTGGCTGAAGAATAA